CAGCTAGATTTTCTACATTAGAGTACTTAGATAAAATCAAAAGACAATCAGGAATAATCATTATAAGAGAAATAACAAGCGAATACTTTGCACCTTTAGGAAATTGGCACATAAGGGAGACTGTAAAGAATGCTATGGAAAATAAGATTGGAAAATTCGATAATCTGAAAGAAGCAATATCTTTTGTTAACTCCAGATTACAAGCAAAAATAAATTTAGCTGAATTAAAAAGTATAAAATTATTATTCACACAAAAAAATATAGAAGATTTCTTCTCAAATAATCAAGGACAAAACAGACATAGCAGTATATAGCCTATTTTCCGCTTGATCCCATACTGCGCTTTGTTTTCCATCAATTACATTAGCCTCAACTTCTTCTCCTCTTACAGCAGGAAGACAATGAAGGAAAATAGCATGTGAAGAAGCATACTTCATGAGATCTTCGGTGACTTTATAATTTTTCAATATTTCCTTCTTTTTCTCTGCAATACTCTCTTCTCCCATACTTACCCAAACGTCAGTATAAACTGCATAAGCTCCTCTAACAGCTTCATAAGGATCTTCATAAAAATCTATGATAGCTCCAGACTCCTCTGCTTCTTCTTCAATCCTCTTCCAAAAATCTTCGTTAGGTCTAAATTCTTTAGGAGAACCTACTCTTAGCTCTAAACCCATTTTAGCTACAAAAGCCATAAGACTAAGTAAAACATTATCTCTTCCATCTCCTATGAACGCTATAGGCTTGTCATATGTTCCGAGTTTCTCCTTTATAGTCATAAAATCAGCTAAAGTCTGAAGAGGATGAGATAAGTTACTAAGCAAATTAATTACAGGCAAACCAGAATAATCTCTTAATTTTATTAAACTATTATGATCCAGAACTCTCGCTCCTATTCCATGAACAAATCTACCTAAAACTCTGGCAGTATCCTCTATTGGTTCTCCTCTACTTAATTGAATATCGCCTTTATTCAGAACAATAGGAAAACCACCCAATAAGTTAATAGCAGACTCCATACTTACTCTAGTTCTAGTGCTAGTTTTTTCAAAAATCAGAGCTATTCTCTTATTTTGTAATGATTTCGGTATATTATTAGTTTTAACAAAATTTTTCATCATAAAAGACACATCTATAAAATTTTGTATCTCTTCTCTACTAAAATCTAGTAAACATATGAAACTTTTACCTCTTAGCATATTTTTAAAACAGAAAAACTAGATAATAAATATGGATATCCAATTGATAATTAATGACATCACAAAACCAAAACAAGGCAATAGACCCAACTTTGATGAAGCACATGTAATTTACGCAATGGACATTATCTACAAAGAACAACCAATAGGAAGACCAACACTAATAAGAAAATTAGGATTAGGTGAAGCTACAGTAAAAACTCTCTTAAAAAGATTAAAGGAATCTAATATTATAAAAGTAGATAAAGTAGGAGGAGCAGAACTTACAGAACTTGGAAAAGAGCTTTTATCAGAATGGAATTCTAAGATTTCGATAGAAAAAACAGAATTAAAATCAATTTCTTGGAATTCAATGATGATTATAGCTAAAAACGAAGCAGATTTACTGAACAAAATTAAAGTTACACAACTAAGAGATATGATAATAAAAGCAGGAGCAAATGCAGCATTAATAGCAATAATAAAATCCAATGAAATAGAACTGCCACCAAAAACAAGCGAATTCTCGATTCCAGGATTAATAGAAGAAATTAAAAAACACTGTGAAAAATGTGAGAATAATGATCTAATAGTATTCATAACACCTGACGATATTCATCTAGCATACAAGGTGGGGCTGATACTTTTTGAAAATAGGGTTAATAGTTAATCCGTATGCAGGCTCTGGAGGAAAATTAGGAAAAAAAGGAAGTGATAATTTATATATAGAAAATCCAGATACTAAAGATAAAATATCAAGATTTTTAAAAAATGCGCCTAATAACATAGAATATTTTACTCCAAAAATGAAAATGGGAGAATATTTTCTAATTTCTTTTAATTTAAATTATCATACAATAGATGTAGGAGAAAAGGAAAGAACTACAAGAGAAGATACAATATTAGCATCAAAAATACTATCTCAATTCACTGATCTGATAATATTTGCAGGAGGAGACGGAACAGCTAGAGATGTAGCAGAAGGAATAAAGCTAGGAAATAAAAAAACACCAATACTTGGAATTCCCACTGGAGTGAAAATGCACAGTGGAGTATTTGCGTCAACTCCAGAAAATGCTGGAAAACTACTTAAAGCGTTTATTGAAGGCTTAGCTAAAATAAAAACTGCAGAAATTCTAGATATAGATGAAGACAAATACAGAAAAGGAATATATGATGTAAAAGTTTACGATATCGCGTATACAGTAGATTATGAGAATATACTAGTTGAAAGTAAAGAAGAAGTGCACTCCGAAAGTTCAGAGTTAGACGAAATAGCAGATTATGTGATAGAAAATATAATGGTTAACGATAGCATTTATTATATATTAGGCCCAGGCAGCACAGTAAAAAGAATTGAAGAAAAATTAGGGTATAAACCAAATTTCTTATCTACTGACATATTTTTAGGTAAGAAATTATTTCTTCAAAATGTAAATTATATGGATCTACTTCAATTAACTGGGGAGTTAAAATTAATTCTTACGCCAATAGGCAGACAAGGCTTTATCTTAGGTAGAGGTAATCAAGAAATAGGACCTGAAGTATTAAAGAGAATAGATAAAAATAATATTTATATTCTCTCTACGAAAAATAAATTAAATACAATAAAATGCTTAAGAATAGATTCAGGTGATCCAATAATAGATAAAAAATTAGAAGGAATATATACAATAATAGTTGGATATAATGAATTTTATGCAATGAAAACATGTAAGTATGACTCTATCTAAAATCTTATGATATTACTGTTTTAGCAATCTTTCCTATACATTATATTTTCAAATCATAAAATATATGCGTGGACGATTCTGAAGTAGAGCGACTCTCTAATGAAATAGCAAATCAATTGAATGCGTCTCCAAGATCAAAACTAATGGAGGCTATAATAGTTTTACTTAACGCAAGACCATTAAGAACATCAGAAATTGCATCTAATTTAGGTTATCAAACTAAATACATTAGTAGTTATCTTAGTTATTGGAAAAAGAAAAACTTAGTTTATCAAGATGGTGGTAGATGGTATTTAACACCTGAAGGAGAAAATTTGGCAAAAGCTATCATAGATTCATATTCTAATTCTAGGTTTAAAGAAATGCTTGTTATTGCTAAACAAATGGTAGAACAAGTTAAAGACTCAAAAAACAACAAAACACAACAAAACAAAAAAGAAGCAGAGAAGGAAGTTTTGTCGTTTATTGACTCAAAAACCAATTCTAAAGCCAAAAAACAACAAAACATGAATCCAGAGGAATGTGTGAAAGAAATTTTAGAAAAATTAGACAATGACGAAAAAGATATACTGTTATTCATTATAGACAAATATAAACAATGGGGTTCGACATACATATATATTGATCAATTACAAGAAGAATACAAAGCTGATATGGGTTGGTTATTCAAAATTCTTAGGCAATTACAAACAAAAAGAATTCTTTATTTATATCAAGATCCAAAATTAGGTCTCAGAATCGGTTTTTCTAAAACATTCAAAGAGAAACTTAACTGTTAATATATACTTCTTATAGTTTTGATTTCTTGTCTAGCTGGTCCTATTTACGTTAAACTTTATACAAACTTATATGAATATTCTTTGACAAAAAACTTGATATAGTAGTAGTAATCTATTTAACCAAAAAGTCTTAAGGTTAAGTTATGAGGTGGAATATTTGTCCTCTAATAAGTCAGTTAAGATGTCCGAAGATGAAATAAGCAAAGCATTAGCAAAAGCAGAAAAAGAAGCAGAGAAAAAAGATCATAAAAAAATATGGATTGATAAAATGATGAAGAGCGCTAAAACGTATTATAAACTATGTCCTTATTATGATAAGAAAACTTCTAGTTGCTTTTTAACACTAAGTAGTACAGCCAATGGAGAAAATAAATGTACTAGAGAAGGAAAATATGAAAATTGTCCAATATTCCTTGCATTTCTAGATGGAAAATATCAAGAATATACTTCTAAGAAGAAAATACTACCATTAGATTTCCTAGATCTAGCTCAATCAATGTAAAATATATTTTATTAAAATACAAGTGAATTTTAGTGCCAAGAAAAAAATCTGACAAAAAAGAAGAAGATAATCAGAAAAAAACTACTAATAAAAAACAAAAAAAGGAAAAATATATTGATGCAGAAGTATTGTTAAATGAATACTTAGATGAGATGATAAATGGTTTAAATATATCTTTTCTTAAATTAAAACCTGAAGAATATAAGGAATTAATAAAAGAGCCATTTGTAGCTGCAGTAGGTCAAGTGAAATCAAAACCAAAATCTAGCACAATACTAAACAGGCTACTAGCTAACAGAGATGCTATGATGGAATTCCTTGCAATGAAATTAATCAGAATTATAGATATAGATAATCTAACAGATGACCAATTTGAATTTGTAGTATATAATACCAAGCATGGTATAGTAAATTTAGCTCCAAAATTATATAAGATGGCCTTAAAGAAAAATAGACAAGATTTGATAGAGATATTAAAATATAATTGGAATATATTTGGAATAGTTTCTCCTATAACATGTCCTAGATGTGGATTTAATTCTATAATGCCTGACTTACTATGTAAGGTATGTGATTACGAAATTAGTATGAAAGAATTAAAAACACAAATAAATGTGATTGAATTACTAAAAGAATTAGAAGAAGTTAATCCATCAGATTTTAAAGAAATATTAACATCAGGTTATTTTTATTATACGCCTGAAGGAGCAGTAGCTCCATCAAAAATTAAACCTTCTAATGGTCTTCCTCAACTTTACTTTGAAGTGGTCCTAAACAAAGATGAGAAAAAGATTTTGAGCAATATTCACAGCACGCAAAGTCAGTCGAAGTAAGTAGTGCATTACAGATATTGCATCTACCTTTTATGTTATCCATAATCAACTGTATAGAATTTCCAAAAGAATGATAAATTTCATTATCACTAAAATTATTCTTACTCCATTTTAATATGATATTGAACAGCTCGTCTTTTACATTTAACTCCCCAGTTACTTCAGAGAATCCTTTCAATTCAGTTAATGGTGTATTATAAAGCGGAACAAATATATTTTTATCAAATGCATGTATTATAATATCGTAGAGATTAATATAGTAATATTTTCTAGTAGAAGTAGAATAAATGAGGTATGCTAAATAAAAATCTGCAGTAAAGGGTAGTATAATTTTATTTTCAGTAGAGTTCTTAATTTTAATTACCGTATCCCATAGTGTTTTATTTATATCACCTTCATCAGAAATTTCTTCAAATGAGAAGTTTATTTTACATTCTTTACATATTCTATTAATTACATTTTTTATTAAATATGACACGTCCTTATAAAACTCTGGAAATACTATTAGAACTGCATCATTTCTATCTAAAAATCTAGTAGAAGATAATTCTCTTCTAACTCTTTTTATTATTTCGTCTCTAGAGCAAAATTTACATAAATACTTACCGCTTATATAAACTTCCGCATAATTTTTATTACATTTAACGCAGAGCAAATCTTTTTCATCTTCTCTAAAGTTGTTTTTAGTTTAACTCATAATCTTCTTAGAGTTAAGTTTATATATAAGCGATACTAAAGGTCTGCTGAAGGGTCGCAAGATGTCGTCTGGAGTTCCAGTCTTACTATTCAAAGAAGGTACATCTAGAAATAGTGGAAAAGAAGCATTAAAAAACAATATTTTAGCAGCAAGAACACTAGCAGAAATGCTAAAGACAAGTCTAGGACCTAAAGGATTAGATAAGATGTTAATTGACAGTTTTGGAGACGTAACAATCACAAATGATGGAGCAACAATTGTAAAAGAAATGGAAATTCAACATCCAGCAGCTAAACTATTAGTTGAAGCAGCAAAAGCACAAGATGCAGAGGTAGGAGATGGAACTACAAGTGCTGTAGTCCTTTCAGGTTTACTATTAGAGAAAGCAGATGCATTAATTGATCAAAACATTCATCCTACAATAGTAATAGATGGATTTAAGAAGGCATTTGATAAAGCTCTAGAGATTCTACCTCAGATTGGTACTAAAATAAACGTATCTGATCTAAATGCTGCAAGCACAAGAGATGAGCTAAGAAAGATTGTATACACTACTATGTCAAGTAAATTCTTAGCTGAAGGTAAAGAGCTAGAGAAAATCATGGATATACTAATTGATGCAGTAACTTCAATTGCAGAACCTTTACCAACTGGAGGATATAATGTAAGCCTAGATTTGATAAAGATTGATAAAAAGAAAGGAGGAAGTATTGAAGATTCAACCTTAGTAAAAGGAATAGTTTTAGATAAAGAAGTAGTACATCCTGGAATGCCTAGAAGAGTAGAAAAAGCTAAGATAGCAGTATTAGATGCAGCATTAGAAGTTGAAAAACCTGAAATATCAGCAAAAATAAGCATAACTAGTCCAGAACAAATTAAGTCATTCTTAGATGAAGAGGCAAAGTACTTGAAAGACATGGTAGACAAATTAGCATCAATAGGAGCTAACGTAGTCATATGCCAGAAAGGTATTGATGATATAGCTCAACACTTCTTAGCAAAGAAGGGAATATTAGCAGTTAGAAGAGTAAAGAGAAGTGATATAGAAAAATTAGAAAAAGCATTGGGAGCTAGAATAATTAGTAGTATTAAGGATGCTACACCAGAAGATTTAGGTTACGCTGAACTAGTAGAAGAAAGAAAAGTAGGAAATGATAAGATGGTATTTATTGAGGGAGCTAAGAACGCAAAGTCAGTAAATATATTGCTAAGAGGTTCAAACGATATGGCATTAGATGAAGCAGAGAGAAGTATAAATGATGCATTACATTCACTAAGGAATATACTAATGGAACCAATTATTATACCAGGCGGAGGAGCAGTAGAAATAGAATTAGCAATGAGATTGAGAGAGTATGCTAGATCAGTAGGTGGGAAAGAACAATTAGCAATTGAAGCATATGCTGATGCGTTAGAAGAAATACCAATGATCTTAGCTGAGACTGCAGGAATGGAACCAATATCAAGTTTGATGGATCTAAGAGCAAGACATGCTAAAGGATTAGTTAACTCTGGTGTTGACGCTATTAATGGAAAAATAGTTGACGATATGTTAAGTCTAAATGTAGTAGAACCGATAAGAGTTAAGAGACAAGTTTTAAAGAGTGCAACAGAGGCTGCTACAGCAGTTTTGAAGATTGATGATTTAATAGCAGCATCTCAATTAAAGAGTAGTGGAGGAAAAGGAGGAGCAGGAGGAGAAAGTGGATCTGGTGAAGGCGGAGAAGGTGCAGGAATGGGTGGCGGAATGCCTTCCCTAAGCTAAACTCTTTTTATTATATGTAACCAAAGTATCGGAGGAATTTTCAGTCTCTGTATATCCATTAAATTCTTCTAATAATTTTTTTGCTATATTTTTAATTTCAGTCATATCATATGAGTTAATTATTTCTTCTAGTAACTTTTTAGTTAAATCAATTCCTACGAGTAAGGTTAGTTCGGTAAAATCAGGACTTTGTAAATAATCCACAAGTTTTTTGGGATTTCCCCCATATGAAGAAAACTTATATTTTGTTTCAGCTACTGCTAAAAGTCTTCTTACATCATCCAATCTTTTAGGGTCTAGAGTATTTGGAGTAAATACTTTGCTTGCGATATGCCTTAGGAAATCTGGAGGGCTCAAAATATTTCGCCTAACATGTTATAATACTCCAAGTGTATAAAAGGATTAGCATGATCGCATATTAATTAATATTTAAAAGGATAAAAAGTAATAGAGAAAATAGTGGTTAGTGATGAGTAGCAAAAGGAGGAAGAAAAAAGATTTAGAAGATTCGGAGGAAGTTGAAAATAAACTAAAAGTTGTATATTCTGATAAAGATATAGTAGTAATGACAGCTCCTAACGAAGAAGAATTGAAACAGATTTTGCTCGACTTATTAACTGAAAAGCCTATGAATTTGAAAGAATTGCACAGTAAATTATCCGGAATAGCTAGTGAAGATAAAATAAGAAGAGCATTAGCAAGCTTATCAGAAAAAGGTCAAGTAACCTTACTAGAAGACGGAAAATATGCTAAGTTAGGAACGGATTAAATTAAAGATTTCTTAATGGGCATTTATCCCAATTTGCATGGCATTGCTTTGCCTGTGATTCTGTAATTATTCTATCTAGTATTTTACAATAAGCTATAAATCCATTTTCCATTCTCATTAGTTGGAAAAATTCACACCCACTATCTATATTTTCTTGAATAAGATTCACTTTAGGATAAAATTTAACTTCTTGCTCAATTTTTTCCTCTTGGAATTTTTCTAGCCCTTGAGATTCACTATTTTCTCCAGTATCAACGTAGTATCTGCAAGTTTTATACATCTTAAAGCATCTATCTGGGCTTACAACTATTTCTGAAGGGTTATCTAACATAGAAGAAATACAAAAACCATTCTTATAATAAGGGCATATATCACGCTTCTGCAACTTCTCTCACTATTACATGAATTCCTATAATATTATCATCTGAAAAACTGGGTATATGAACTTTGTTTATTATAACTTTTTCTACTTCATTTACATTGATATTGCTTAATGCTTCTTTGACTTTATTTTCACTTATTTTATTACTTAAATCCTCTACTATTAATACATCAGCTACTTTCATAAATAATGACTTATCCAGCAAAGAAATTAAAATGTATTCCCCTAATACCACATTGTGTATGCATTAGCAAAAGCAAAAGAAGAAATGGCAGAATATTTATCAAAAATAATCGAAGTTGATAAGGAAAAGATTTTAAATAGTATTGAGTATCCAAAGTCTGAAATAGCTGATTTATCATTACCATTACCATCAGTATCTAAAAAAAGAGATATTGAAGTAAAATATTCTGGTTATCTCATTAAAGAAATGACAAAAGATAAAATTTTCATTAATGTTAGATTAAATGAATTAAATTTAATGAAAGAAATATTTAGTAACTTTAATGAAAATTATGGCATTATAAAAGTTGAAAAACCTTTAAGAATAGTCGTAGAGCACACTAGTGCTAATCCAATTCACCCTCTTCATGTAGGTCATTTAAGAAACGCAATAATTGGTGACACATTAGTTAGACTATTAAAAGCTAGAGGTCATGAGGTTAATTCAAGATTTTACGTTAACGATGGAGGAAGACAAGTCGCGTTACTTATATATGGTCTTTCTAAATTAGATTACCCAGAACCACCAGAAGGACAAAAAAAGGACGAATGGTTAGGTCAAATATATGCTATAACAAATGTAATTATAGAAATTAGAAAAATCACAGAAGAATTAAAATCCGCATCAGAACAAGAATACAAGGAAAAAATAAGTAAAAGAGACGAGCTAATAGCAGTTGCATCAGAATTAGAAAGCAGAAACCAAGATTATTTTAATAGGATTCTAAATGGCGTTAATAGCGATAAAGATCCAGAGGCTGAAATATCAAAAATAATTCAGCTTTATGAAAGCGGTGATTCAAAAACAAAACAAATAGTAAGGAAGTATGTTAACTATGCATTAGAAGGATTTAAGGAAAGTCTTGAGAATCTTCATATTTCATATGATAATTTCGATTATGAAAGTGATCTTTTATGGAATGGTGATGTAGGAAAGATTTTAGATTTAGCTTTAGAATCTGTTGCAAGAATCTCTTATAAGGGAACGGTAGCATTAGACTTACAAAAATTTTTGGATGATAAGGTTAGGGAGGAATTAAAAATACCAAAAGGATTCGAAATTCCACCTTTAGTCCTAATGAGATCTGACGGAACTTCTCTATATACTATAAGAGATATAGCTTATACTCTATACAAATTTTCCCAATTTAACGCAGACGAAGTAATAAATGTAATAGCAGAACAACAATCAGTGTCGCAAATGCAACTTAGAGCATCATTATATTTGCTTGGATATCCAGAAATTGCAAAAAGACTAATCCATTATTCATACGGTATGGTTACAGTACAAGGATTAAGAATGAGCGGAAGATTAGGAAGATATATTTCATTTGATAATATTTACGATAAAGTAAGTGAAGTAGTAAAAACAAAAATTCAAGAGAAAAAAGGAGTTTTAGAAAACATCAAAGAAATTGCTAATGCAGCAATAAGATATGCTATAATTTCTGTTTCATCTAATAAGCCTGTATCCTTTAATATAGCTAGAGTAGCAAACTTTGAAGAGAATAGTGGTCCATATTTACAGTATAGTTATGCTAGAGCTTATAATATTTTAAATAAATCTACTGATAAATTGGATATTCAGAAAATAGACGAATCTGACTTAAAGAATGAGAAAAGACAACTATTAATTATGATAGCAAAATTCCCTGAAGTTTTTATGAGTTCAGCTGATTATTTACAGCCAGAGAACTTAACTATGTTTCTAAGATTCTTAGCTGACACATTTAATTCTTGGTATGATAAAGAAAGAGTTATTCAAGAACCAGATGAAAAGAAAAGAATAACTAGACTATACATCGTTAAAGGCGTAGAAACAGTACTAAGAAACGGATTAAATGCCTTAGGTATAAATTCTTTAACTCGTATGTAAAGCATATTTTGGACCCGTAGCTCAGCCAGGACGGAGTGCTGGCCTGCGGAGCCAGTGGTCCCGGGTTCAAATCCCGGCGGGCCCGCTGTGGGGGATCAACCCCCACACCCCCCCACTCCTATTTTTGATGTAATTTTTTTTAACAACGTCGTCTAAGGGACCGATGTAATGTTCCTTTCCGTCAGTACTCGACTCTCTCGATAAATAGACATAATACCGTCTTTTGACTTCACGTATGATTATGTCGCCAAACGTATAAGTCTTCTTTTTCTCGTTCATTTTTTCGTCAATTTTACATTATAAATTTTCGAGTTATAACTTTATTAGCTGACCAGTTTTTATTGTTTCTCATTAAAAATTTTAATAAATATCTTAGCTTATTTTATTTCAAGTATATTATTTATGATTTTAATATTATACTAATTTTATCTCAATATTAGTGTCTCCCTCTACAGTAATTTTATCTCCTTTTTTGACTACAAAAGGCCCTATAAATACTCCAGAGGATATATAACCATTAATTTCTCCTAATTTGCTTGCTAACCATTTTAGCATATCTAATGGCTCTCCATAAATGAAGTTAGGTTTTCCTTTTCCTACTAGCTTATCGTTTATGTACATAGAATACTCGTTTTTAATAGGATATTCAATTTTATCTCCTACGTATAGTCTTCCTGCTGCAGAATCATCTGCCTTTAGTTGTAAAGCATTTAAATTCCATGTGTTAAAACGTGTACCTGGAATCTCTATTCCTAATCTGATATTTTTTATGCATTCCGATATATTTAAAGGCGTACAATGATTTGCCAAAAATACTACTTCAAGCTCTGCAAAATGATTTTCGAACCATAACTCTACGTTTTTATCTTCTGTTATCATTGGTTTTGTTAATATTCCATACATTGGCTCTTTTCCATGAAATCTAATTAGGTGTTCCTTAGTAACTAGAGAAATCTTGTACCCTCCTAATCCTTCATCTTTTATTAATTTAGAAGAAAATTCGTTGAAAATTTCATTAGCCTGATTTTCTGTTACTTCAAATGGATTTATTGACTTTCTTTCCTTATATGCTTTGTAAAGAATTTCTGCCCTATTCATAGGCTTTTTAATATATGCAAGTATTTTTAAGTGTTTCAGATTTCTAGAGATTCTAGCTACAATTTTTCAAAAAATTATTTATTTTCTAGAGAAATGCATTCTATGATATGGTCTTTGTTTTCCTTTTTTCGATTTCATAATAATAACTAGATAAGGTTAAGTTAAAATAACTTTTAGCTTTTTAATCTATAAATAACACAAAATATTTAATTCATAGTTTCTTTGAGATTTAATGTCAGTTAATCCTGCAGTGGGAGATAACTGTAAGTATATCTATTTTCTAAGAATATTTAACATAGAATTTAATACGATTTTTAGAAAATAATATATAACAGTAATATAATCATCATTATATCAATATATAATATCATGAAATAATTTCATAGGAAGTCTAGTATGAGAATTCAGTACTAAGATTCAGTAGTACCACCAATTTAAGGAAAAGAAGTTTAAATGTGAGTCGATAATATTAATTGATACACTTATGCAATCTACTATAAGCACATTATCTATTAATAAGCTCAAAGTTGTTAAGCGTGACGGTAAAAAAGAGGAATTTAAGTTAGAAAAAATTCTTATAAAATTAGGTTTTGTTCCATCTGATATTATAGACAATATTGCTAATGATGCTATACAGAATGCTAAAGACAATACTATAGATACAAAAACAATAGCAGACATAGTAGAAAGAAACCTAATAGAATCCTCACTAGAACATCCTGAGATGTTGGACTTAGCAAAAAGATTCGTCCTGGCTAGAATATATAACCACGTATATGGAAAAGGCAATTGGAAAGAGTTTGATCCAAAGGATCTTCTGCTTTCATATAATGCTTTGAAAGTGCTAGAAGCTAGATACTTACTAAAGGATCCTAATACTCTAAGATACATAGAAACACCACAGATGATGTTCAGAAGAGTAGCCAAATTCTTAGCATCAGTAGAAAAAATGTACGGCAAGACAGAAGAAGAAGTTAGAAAAATAGAAGAAGAATTTTACGAAAAAATGAGTAACTTAAAATTCTTACCTAACACGCCAACGTTAATGAATAGTGGTACAAGACTAGGTATCTTATCAGCTTGTTTCGTCCTTCCAGTAAAAGACTCAATGACTACACCACAAGG
This genomic window from Acidianus manzaensis contains:
- the thsA gene encoding thermosome subunit alpha, yielding MSSGVPVLLFKEGTSRNSGKEALKNNILAARTLAEMLKTSLGPKGLDKMLIDSFGDVTITNDGATIVKEMEIQHPAAKLLVEAAKAQDAEVGDGTTSAVVLSGLLLEKADALIDQNIHPTIVIDGFKKAFDKALEILPQIGTKINVSDLNAASTRDELRKIVYTTMSSKFLAEGKELEKIMDILIDAVTSIAEPLPTGGYNVSLDLIKIDKKKGGSIEDSTLVKGIVLDKEVVHPGMPRRVEKAKIAVLDAALEVEKPEISAKISITSPEQIKSFLDEEAKYLKDMVDKLASIGANVVICQKGIDDIAQHFLAKKGILAVRRVKRSDIEKLEKALGARIISSIKDATPEDLGYAELVEERKVGNDKMVFIEGAKNAKSVNILLRGSNDMALDEAERSINDALHSLRNILMEPIIIPGGGAVEIELAMRLREYARSVGGKEQLAIEAYADALEEIPMILAETAGMEPISSLMDLRARHAKGLVNSGVDAINGKIVDDMLSLNVVEPIRVKRQVLKSATEAATAVLKIDDLIAASQLKSSGGKGGAGGESGSGEGGEGAGMGGGMPSLS
- a CDS encoding ATP-NAD kinase family protein encodes the protein MKIGLIVNPYAGSGGKLGKKGSDNLYIENPDTKDKISRFLKNAPNNIEYFTPKMKMGEYFLISFNLNYHTIDVGEKERTTREDTILASKILSQFTDLIIFAGGDGTARDVAEGIKLGNKKTPILGIPTGVKMHSGVFASTPENAGKLLKAFIEGLAKIKTAEILDIDEDKYRKGIYDVKVYDIAYTVDYENILVESKEEVHSESSELDEIADYVIENIMVNDSIYYILGPGSTVKRIEEKLGYKPNFLSTDIFLGKKLFLQNVNYMDLLQLTGELKLILTPIGRQGFILGRGNQEIGPEVLKRIDKNNIYILSTKNKLNTIKCLRIDSGDPIIDKKLEGIYTIIVGYNEFYAMKTCKYDSI
- a CDS encoding replication initiator protein WhiP, with amino-acid sequence MEAIIVLLNARPLRTSEIASNLGYQTKYISSYLSYWKKKNLVYQDGGRWYLTPEGENLAKAIIDSYSNSRFKEMLVIAKQMVEQVKDSKNNKTQQNKKEAEKEVLSFIDSKTNSKAKKQQNMNPEECVKEILEKLDNDEKDILLFIIDKYKQWGSTYIYIDQLQEEYKADMGWLFKILRQLQTKRILYLYQDPKLGLRIGFSKTFKEKLNC
- a CDS encoding DUF4443 domain-containing protein; amino-acid sequence: MDIQLIINDITKPKQGNRPNFDEAHVIYAMDIIYKEQPIGRPTLIRKLGLGEATVKTLLKRLKESNIIKVDKVGGAELTELGKELLSEWNSKISIEKTELKSISWNSMMIIAKNEADLLNKIKVTQLRDMIIKAGANAALIAIIKSNEIELPPKTSEFSIPGLIEEIKKHCEKCENNDLIVFITPDDIHLAYKVGLILFENRVNS
- a CDS encoding putative integrase: MNEKKKTYTFGDIIIREVKRRYYVYLSRESSTDGKEHYIGPLDDVVKKNYIKNRSGGVWGLIPHSGPAGI
- a CDS encoding arginine--tRNA ligase, whose protein sequence is MYALAKAKEEMAEYLSKIIEVDKEKILNSIEYPKSEIADLSLPLPSVSKKRDIEVKYSGYLIKEMTKDKIFINVRLNELNLMKEIFSNFNENYGIIKVEKPLRIVVEHTSANPIHPLHVGHLRNAIIGDTLVRLLKARGHEVNSRFYVNDGGRQVALLIYGLSKLDYPEPPEGQKKDEWLGQIYAITNVIIEIRKITEELKSASEQEYKEKISKRDELIAVASELESRNQDYFNRILNGVNSDKDPEAEISKIIQLYESGDSKTKQIVRKYVNYALEGFKESLENLHISYDNFDYESDLLWNGDVGKILDLALESVARISYKGTVALDLQKFLDDKVREELKIPKGFEIPPLVLMRSDGTSLYTIRDIAYTLYKFSQFNADEVINVIAEQQSVSQMQLRASLYLLGYPEIAKRLIHYSYGMVTVQGLRMSGRLGRYISFDNIYDKVSEVVKTKIQEKKGVLENIKEIANAAIRYAIISVSSNKPVSFNIARVANFEENSGPYLQYSYARAYNILNKSTDKLDIQKIDESDLKNEKRQLLIMIAKFPEVFMSSADYLQPENLTMFLRFLADTFNSWYDKERVIQEPDEKKRITRLYIVKGVETVLRNGLNALGINSLTRM
- the argF gene encoding ornithine carbamoyltransferase, which produces MLRGKSFICLLDFSREEIQNFIDVSFMMKNFVKTNNIPKSLQNKRIALIFEKTSTRTRVSMESAINLLGGFPIVLNKGDIQLSRGEPIEDTARVLGRFVHGIGARVLDHNSLIKLRDYSGLPVINLLSNLSHPLQTLADFMTIKEKLGTYDKPIAFIGDGRDNVLLSLMAFVAKMGLELRVGSPKEFRPNEDFWKRIEEEAEESGAIIDFYEDPYEAVRGAYAVYTDVWVSMGEESIAEKKKEILKNYKVTEDLMKYASSHAIFLHCLPAVRGEEVEANVIDGKQSAVWDQAENRLYTAMSVLSLII